One genomic segment of Sanyastnella coralliicola includes these proteins:
- a CDS encoding glutathionylspermidine synthase family protein, which produces MESRSVLLEDDRFREVRVPKKKHIPAKLHWFLGEEYFSGELLSVYPSEVRAFKAVAEEAFDIFLKATDHIIEHKGLEALGIPALFHPVIEYTWKNRDRHPFLIGRFDINGVFDRVKGKVIEFNADTMSSIPETIIWQEFQRKQLGENEYQFNELAIRLEQQLRTIRSRFPGEESNLTGSSFGYIEDQLNIDAVMEQAYKAGFLVQNVDVPEIIFSEEGVFYEAGSEYQRVDVWYKMAPWDWTFNEEPGLAQILSDLIMNELVLVLNPPYTAIWQNKRFLAYITEHFPNDVIAKTYLERPTDMRDGLVEKPIYGRIGENIVLHDPDGDLQRSQGDFGNQPKIYQEYLPLAVDEEKHYYQAGVFMCDGPAALNLRCQESKIMTDDCEFMSHVISEY; this is translated from the coding sequence GTGGAAAGTCGTTCCGTTCTTCTGGAGGATGATCGCTTTCGCGAAGTCCGCGTTCCAAAGAAAAAACACATCCCAGCAAAACTGCACTGGTTCCTCGGTGAGGAATACTTCAGTGGAGAATTGTTGAGCGTATACCCGAGTGAGGTGCGTGCTTTCAAGGCGGTTGCCGAAGAAGCGTTTGACATCTTCCTCAAGGCTACCGATCATATCATCGAGCACAAGGGTCTCGAAGCTCTTGGCATCCCTGCGCTATTTCACCCAGTCATTGAATACACTTGGAAAAACCGGGATCGTCACCCCTTCTTGATAGGCCGTTTCGATATCAACGGAGTATTTGATCGGGTCAAAGGAAAGGTCATCGAGTTCAACGCAGACACGATGAGTTCCATTCCGGAAACCATCATATGGCAAGAATTCCAGCGCAAGCAACTCGGAGAAAACGAATATCAATTCAACGAACTCGCCATTCGTCTGGAGCAACAGCTTCGAACGATTCGCAGTCGTTTCCCTGGAGAAGAGTCTAACCTCACCGGAAGTTCGTTTGGATACATTGAAGACCAGCTCAACATTGACGCGGTGATGGAACAAGCTTACAAAGCTGGATTCCTCGTTCAAAATGTTGACGTTCCTGAAATCATCTTCTCAGAAGAAGGCGTCTTTTACGAAGCGGGAAGCGAATACCAACGTGTAGACGTCTGGTACAAAATGGCCCCATGGGACTGGACCTTCAACGAAGAGCCTGGGTTGGCACAAATCCTATCAGACCTCATCATGAATGAGCTGGTTTTGGTGCTGAACCCTCCTTACACGGCTATTTGGCAGAACAAGCGTTTCCTTGCATACATCACGGAGCACTTCCCGAATGACGTCATTGCCAAGACTTACCTGGAACGACCAACGGATATGCGTGATGGCCTGGTAGAGAAGCCCATCTATGGACGAATTGGCGAGAACATCGTACTGCACGATCCTGACGGTGACCTGCAACGTAGTCAAGGCGACTTCGGCAATCAGCCAAAGATCTATCAAGAGTATCTACCGCTAGCCGTAGATGAAGAAAAACACTACTACCAAGCCGGTGTTTTCATGTGTGACGGTCCGGCTGCACTGAATTTACGCTGTCAAGAATCTAAGATCATGACAGACGACTGTGAGTTCATGTCGCACGTCATTTCGGAATATTAG
- a CDS encoding polyamine aminopropyltransferase has protein sequence MGNKILFSASVFIAGLCSIVYELLISTAATYFLGDGVKQFSIVIGVYLFSMGIGAYVSKFHSGRSLMYFVRIEYLLGLIGGISVPLVYWLFVTVSPQSLQLFCLGIVFLIGFLTGMEVPLLTYSDDDSLKDSLSKILSLDYIGGLLATLVFPFILLPFVGLFYSSLMFGALNIILGLVLNYVHFREQRGSMVLGVAALLVLGGLTFKASHLLQVWDQKIYKHPIVYNEQTPYQKIVLTQKEDDLRLYLNRIIQFSSKDEHRYHEPLVHVPIALKGDVERVLILGGGENLASREALKHANVKEVHVVDIDTMIFHLAKTNPFLVNINEGAASDPRVKLIQGDAFTYLVQNTESYDVIIADLPDPSDQSLAKLYSRQFYFLANNLLKEDGVFVTQAGEIYFANSVFSCIYRTMEEAFENVTAYHSNVPSFGDWGFIMASKKNNLHQLKSFTAAEGVEYLDTELVQYLFMLPPDVPIKDVQTNSLDHPIILDYYLHDWNKWKAEFQTQPGQTH, from the coding sequence TTGGGAAATAAAATTCTTTTTTCAGCTTCTGTCTTCATTGCCGGCCTCTGTTCGATCGTTTATGAGCTCTTGATTAGCACCGCCGCAACCTATTTTTTGGGTGATGGAGTGAAGCAGTTTTCAATCGTCATTGGTGTCTACCTTTTTTCAATGGGTATTGGGGCCTATGTTTCGAAATTTCACTCGGGAAGATCGTTGATGTATTTCGTGCGTATCGAGTACCTATTAGGACTCATTGGCGGAATATCTGTTCCCCTTGTTTACTGGCTGTTTGTAACGGTTAGCCCCCAGAGTTTGCAGCTCTTCTGTCTCGGGATCGTCTTTTTGATCGGGTTCCTTACCGGAATGGAGGTGCCACTGTTGACGTACTCTGATGACGATAGCCTCAAAGATTCGCTTTCAAAGATCTTGTCGCTAGACTATATCGGAGGTTTGTTAGCAACCCTTGTGTTCCCCTTTATCCTCCTTCCGTTTGTCGGCCTGTTTTACTCTTCGCTGATGTTCGGCGCCTTGAATATTATTCTGGGCTTGGTATTGAACTATGTCCATTTCCGCGAACAGCGAGGAAGCATGGTATTAGGCGTCGCAGCGCTACTAGTATTAGGAGGCCTAACCTTTAAAGCATCACATCTTTTGCAAGTCTGGGATCAGAAGATCTATAAGCACCCGATCGTATACAACGAGCAGACACCTTACCAAAAGATTGTGTTGACGCAGAAGGAAGACGATCTGCGTTTGTACCTCAATCGCATCATCCAGTTTTCATCCAAAGACGAGCATCGTTATCACGAGCCGTTAGTGCATGTTCCTATTGCATTGAAGGGAGACGTTGAACGCGTACTAATTCTAGGTGGAGGAGAGAATCTGGCGAGCCGCGAGGCCTTGAAACATGCGAACGTTAAAGAGGTGCATGTGGTCGATATTGACACCATGATCTTTCATTTGGCAAAGACCAATCCTTTCTTGGTCAATATTAATGAAGGGGCAGCGAGTGATCCTCGAGTGAAGCTGATTCAGGGAGATGCTTTCACCTATCTCGTGCAGAACACGGAAAGTTACGATGTGATCATCGCTGATCTTCCAGACCCGAGTGATCAAAGCCTAGCCAAGTTATATAGTCGCCAGTTCTACTTTTTGGCGAATAACCTTCTAAAGGAAGACGGTGTATTTGTAACCCAAGCAGGGGAGATCTACTTCGCGAACAGCGTTTTCAGTTGCATCTACCGAACCATGGAAGAAGCCTTTGAAAACGTAACGGCTTACCATTCAAACGTGCCTTCCTTTGGCGACTGGGGATTCATCATGGCCAGTAAGAAGAATAATCTTCATCAGCTCAAAAGCTTCACTGCTGCTGAAGGTGTGGAGTATTTAGATACTGAACTGGTTCAGTACTTATTCATGTTGCCACCTGACGTTCCCATTAAAGACGTGCAAACAAACTCCCTCGATCACCCGATCATCTTGGATTATTATCTCCACGATTGGAACAAGTGGAAGGCGGAATTCCAAACACAACCCGGACAAACGCATTAA
- a CDS encoding VPS10 domain-containing protein: MRHFLAIMAVCLAFYGNAQLVPQTEYIASSTDPEWVQLMYSNAEPSAVRAAHDAYYTSHPLVKNQHTQYYKRWLRNIQATGNPQGAPAMDFRDQQAYMERYQSQNRENGEWEEMGPWHYDPEVAMYFQVQSPGACHIYTVEQAPANPDVVWAGSATAGIWKSVDKGMHWELMSRELLVTSVYSIAIDPNNTDIVYFGEGNGKIYKTTDGGATWALTGDANFQGQNNWVRDLKIKPDNANTLLAATNGGLFISEDAGANWNTASSGEHMEIEFHPTNPEMVYSASLVGNNTLFKKSTDGGNTWTSGTTGWPTPNSGEEQRRIEMAVTPLHPDDIYILASGAADGGNGLFGIYRSQDQGENFEFQCCGSGPGGAWAAGSNPNILGWSEDGTGDGGQFYYDLALDVSPDQEGRLFGAGINVWRSLDYGSNWSLNAHWVTWAGEFTAERYSHADVHDVKFFSTENGVDMWVASDGGLYYSADQGDNLEPRMYGIHGTDFWGWQSGIKEGDVMVGGTYHNGTHIRNGDLYYWGAEDETSGGWLAELAGDNFRGFVNPGDATIGYHDGGAFRYTEDRFERISGLPFDNSKAANTSYWWGEYGNMEWDPRCYNIMYSPNGSSLWKSTNGGSGWTELNNFGGDKIIHVKVAPRDPNRIYVTHRQSGSNWKIWRTSDGGENWEDVSMTSVENGNNSNKAIYIDVDGENPDQLWAILLGGQSGNKVFSSSDAGDTWQDIGDEVINNVYITAIAHQRGTDGGLYLGSDHSVYYKDNTMDSWELYANNLPARTPVVFLQTNYCEGKVRCAGSRSVHQNDFYTPSALQVGFTANKLEVNMALQCALDTIRFTDNSVLRCAGASYDWTFEGAVESGSEGYNAMAMWNTPGTYDVSLTVTDEEGNSASYTWEDMITVISEGVPMPVVEDFNGEIFPPENWKLETSGLGTWEPAVQLDDASNGVAQFPNYWVDTQGLADLLVMPAMDFTDVESPLIHFDVAHVKYADYEDGLELWYRVDAGEWTPAYSKFGDDLTVEDCYVWFWYDLGGELVWRTDSVDLSMLSGESCVELAFANIGGYGNHTWIDNVNLLDDNVSVSEIEKLQFTVFPNPSTGQFFLNTPVQLFGQSYEVRDLAERLVDQGVVQRSTAIDLSNQASGMYLIEIVGAGVQRVVKE, translated from the coding sequence ATGCGTCATTTTCTAGCGATCATGGCTGTGTGCCTTGCCTTCTATGGTAATGCTCAGCTAGTGCCACAAACCGAATACATAGCTTCTTCTACTGACCCTGAATGGGTGCAGCTGATGTACAGTAATGCGGAGCCTTCTGCAGTTCGAGCAGCGCATGACGCCTACTACACCTCACATCCTTTAGTAAAGAACCAGCATACGCAATACTACAAGCGTTGGCTGCGCAACATCCAAGCTACAGGCAACCCGCAAGGAGCACCCGCAATGGATTTCCGCGATCAGCAAGCATATATGGAGCGCTACCAATCTCAGAATCGTGAAAACGGTGAATGGGAAGAAATGGGTCCTTGGCACTATGATCCTGAAGTGGCGATGTACTTTCAAGTGCAATCTCCAGGGGCTTGTCACATCTACACGGTTGAGCAAGCACCAGCGAATCCAGATGTTGTCTGGGCTGGTTCCGCTACCGCGGGAATTTGGAAATCCGTAGACAAAGGAATGCACTGGGAGTTGATGTCGCGTGAGCTTCTTGTAACGAGTGTTTACAGTATTGCCATCGACCCGAACAACACAGACATCGTTTACTTCGGAGAAGGGAACGGAAAGATCTACAAAACCACAGATGGTGGTGCCACATGGGCACTGACCGGAGATGCAAACTTCCAAGGACAAAACAATTGGGTTCGTGATTTGAAGATCAAGCCAGACAATGCCAACACCTTGTTGGCAGCAACGAACGGAGGCTTGTTCATCAGTGAAGACGCAGGAGCCAATTGGAATACCGCATCTTCTGGAGAACACATGGAAATTGAGTTCCATCCCACAAATCCAGAAATGGTGTATTCTGCATCGCTCGTAGGAAACAACACGCTATTCAAGAAGTCTACCGACGGCGGAAACACATGGACTTCTGGTACCACCGGTTGGCCAACTCCAAACTCAGGAGAAGAACAACGCCGCATCGAGATGGCGGTAACACCGCTTCATCCAGATGACATTTACATCCTCGCTAGTGGAGCAGCGGATGGTGGAAACGGTTTATTCGGAATTTACCGAAGCCAAGACCAAGGTGAAAACTTTGAATTCCAGTGTTGCGGCAGCGGTCCTGGAGGAGCTTGGGCTGCAGGAAGCAACCCAAATATCCTAGGTTGGAGTGAAGACGGAACCGGAGATGGAGGACAATTTTACTATGACCTTGCCCTGGATGTTTCTCCAGATCAAGAAGGACGTCTATTCGGAGCAGGAATTAATGTGTGGAGATCACTAGACTACGGATCAAATTGGTCGTTGAATGCCCATTGGGTGACCTGGGCAGGCGAATTTACCGCAGAACGTTACAGCCACGCTGATGTGCACGATGTCAAGTTCTTCTCAACAGAAAACGGCGTGGACATGTGGGTCGCTTCAGACGGTGGGCTCTACTACAGCGCAGATCAAGGAGACAACCTCGAACCACGCATGTACGGAATTCACGGTACAGACTTTTGGGGATGGCAATCAGGAATCAAGGAAGGTGATGTCATGGTAGGAGGTACCTACCACAACGGAACACATATCCGCAACGGTGACCTCTATTATTGGGGAGCTGAAGACGAAACATCAGGAGGCTGGCTGGCAGAGCTTGCCGGCGATAACTTCCGAGGGTTTGTGAACCCGGGAGACGCAACCATTGGTTACCACGATGGTGGCGCGTTTAGATATACTGAAGATCGCTTTGAACGTATCAGCGGCCTGCCATTTGACAACAGCAAGGCAGCCAACACCAGCTACTGGTGGGGAGAATACGGGAACATGGAATGGGACCCTAGATGCTACAACATCATGTACTCACCAAATGGGTCATCACTATGGAAGAGCACCAACGGAGGTTCAGGTTGGACAGAGCTCAACAACTTCGGGGGTGACAAGATCATTCACGTGAAGGTCGCACCGCGCGACCCGAATCGTATCTACGTGACCCACAGGCAGAGCGGAAGCAACTGGAAGATCTGGCGCACTTCTGACGGCGGAGAGAATTGGGAAGATGTCAGCATGACTTCCGTAGAAAACGGCAACAACAGCAACAAGGCGATTTACATTGATGTAGATGGGGAAAACCCTGATCAACTATGGGCTATTTTGCTCGGTGGTCAATCGGGAAACAAGGTCTTTTCATCATCGGATGCAGGTGACACTTGGCAAGATATCGGTGACGAGGTGATCAACAATGTGTACATCACAGCCATCGCTCACCAGCGAGGAACGGACGGAGGGTTGTACCTCGGCTCAGACCACTCGGTGTACTACAAAGACAACACGATGGATTCGTGGGAGCTATACGCAAATAACCTTCCAGCACGCACGCCTGTTGTCTTCCTTCAAACCAATTACTGCGAAGGAAAGGTGCGTTGTGCTGGCTCTCGAAGCGTTCACCAGAACGATTTCTACACGCCTTCAGCGCTGCAAGTTGGTTTCACGGCGAATAAGCTCGAGGTGAACATGGCACTGCAATGTGCACTAGATACTATCCGCTTCACAGACAACAGTGTGTTACGTTGTGCTGGAGCTTCCTATGATTGGACGTTTGAAGGAGCGGTTGAATCTGGATCAGAGGGCTACAATGCCATGGCTATGTGGAATACTCCTGGTACTTACGATGTCAGCTTGACGGTCACAGATGAAGAAGGCAATAGCGCAAGCTATACCTGGGAAGACATGATCACCGTCATTAGTGAAGGTGTTCCAATGCCAGTGGTAGAAGACTTTAATGGAGAAATCTTCCCTCCTGAGAACTGGAAACTAGAAACCAGCGGACTAGGAACATGGGAACCGGCAGTGCAGCTTGATGACGCCTCAAATGGTGTAGCTCAATTCCCGAACTACTGGGTGGATACGCAAGGCTTGGCTGATCTCCTGGTAATGCCAGCAATGGACTTCACTGACGTAGAGTCACCGCTCATTCACTTTGATGTAGCCCACGTTAAATATGCAGACTACGAAGACGGACTAGAGCTCTGGTATCGTGTTGATGCAGGAGAGTGGACACCAGCGTACTCGAAATTCGGAGACGACTTGACAGTTGAAGATTGCTACGTATGGTTCTGGTATGACCTTGGTGGTGAGCTCGTATGGAGAACAGATTCTGTTGATTTGAGCATGCTGTCTGGAGAATCATGTGTTGAGCTAGCCTTCGCCAATATCGGAGGCTACGGAAACCACACGTGGATCGACAATGTGAACTTGCTTGATGATAACGTGAGCGTTTCAGAAATCGAGAAGCTTCAATTCACCGTATTCCCGAACCCAAGTACAGGGCAGTTCTTCTTAAATACGCCAGTTCAATTGTTCGGACAAAGCTATGAAGTACGCGACCTCGCAGAACGATTAGTAGATCAAGGTGTGGTGCAACGAAGCACAGCCATTGACCTTAGCAATCAAGCTTCAGGAATGTACTTAATAGAGATTGTAGGTGCAGGAGTTCAGCGGGTTGTGAAGGAATAA
- the speD gene encoding adenosylmethionine decarboxylase produces the protein MEEQALGFHGIWDVFGVDPDLISYRNSVEPLLEAIAERLNLSVLNASYKQFEPVGVTGVYLLSESHLSIHTWPERAYAAIDLFSCAEFDPEEVEDIIAEILRPQRVEINLIRRGKISHPASV, from the coding sequence GTGGAGGAGCAAGCATTAGGATTTCATGGAATTTGGGATGTGTTTGGAGTGGATCCAGACCTCATCTCTTATCGCAATTCGGTAGAGCCTTTACTAGAGGCTATCGCCGAACGGTTGAACCTATCTGTGCTTAACGCTTCCTACAAACAATTTGAGCCTGTCGGTGTCACAGGGGTCTACCTTCTTTCTGAAAGTCATTTAAGTATTCACACCTGGCCAGAGCGTGCTTATGCCGCAATTGACCTGTTTTCGTGTGCTGAATTCGACCCGGAAGAAGTAGAAGACATTATCGCTGAAATCCTTCGACCTCAGCGAGTTGAGATTAACCTCATTCGAAGAGGAAAGATATCTCATCCTGCTTCTGTCTGA
- a CDS encoding amidophosphoribosyltransferase, producing the protein MSDAIKHECGIALLKLKQPLSYYRQKYGTSFYGLNKMYLLMEKQHNRGQDGAGLANIKLDVAPGQRYISRMRSNNDRPIQDVFARVNARFKDLEEKDPEKLNDVEYLKENFGFTGEVFLGHLRYGTFGKNSIESIHPFLRQNNWMTRNLVVAGNFNLTNVDELFGQLVELGQHPKEKADTVTVMEKIGHFLDEENERLFRIYKDQGYANDKISHLIAQNMDVAEILRRSADKWDGGYAMAGMMGHGDAFVLRDPSGIRPAYWYEDDEIVVVASERPVIQTAFNVPMEQVQEIDPGHALIIRKDNRVSIDQIREPLERKACSFERIYFSRGSDYSIYSERKELGRLVVPKILKAVDHDLENSVFSFIPNTAETSFYGMVKGLEDYLNQWKFDEIRKEGEGISAERLEKLISVRPRVEKIAIKDAKLRTFITQDDARDDMVAHVYDITYGTVNKGTDNLVVIDDSIVRGTTLKKSIIRILDRLGPKRIVVVSSAPQIRYPDCYGIDMAKMGDFIAFQAAISLLKKHGKEDLIDSVYRKCKEQENLPKEQVKNYVQEIYEPFTDEQISDEISELLTPKNINAEVKIIYQSVDNLHQACPENLGDWYFTGNYPTPGGNKVVNRAFIYYVEGRNERAY; encoded by the coding sequence ATGAGCGACGCAATCAAGCACGAATGTGGTATCGCGCTTCTGAAATTGAAGCAACCACTGTCTTATTACCGTCAGAAGTACGGCACTTCTTTTTACGGCCTAAATAAAATGTATCTCCTGATGGAGAAACAGCACAACCGCGGACAAGATGGCGCGGGATTGGCCAACATCAAACTTGACGTAGCACCCGGACAACGATACATTTCTCGAATGCGATCAAACAATGATCGTCCGATTCAAGATGTGTTTGCACGGGTGAATGCTCGCTTCAAAGACCTGGAGGAGAAAGACCCAGAGAAGTTGAACGACGTAGAATACCTGAAAGAGAATTTCGGATTCACTGGTGAGGTATTCCTCGGACACCTTCGCTACGGAACCTTTGGAAAGAACTCTATTGAGAGTATTCACCCCTTCCTTCGTCAGAACAACTGGATGACCAGAAACCTTGTGGTTGCTGGAAACTTCAACTTGACGAACGTTGACGAACTCTTCGGTCAACTGGTTGAGCTTGGTCAGCACCCAAAGGAGAAAGCCGACACGGTGACAGTGATGGAGAAAATCGGGCACTTCCTCGATGAAGAGAATGAGCGCCTATTCCGCATCTACAAAGACCAAGGTTACGCCAACGATAAGATCTCACACCTCATCGCCCAGAACATGGATGTCGCAGAAATTCTGCGACGCTCAGCTGACAAGTGGGATGGTGGGTACGCCATGGCCGGTATGATGGGCCACGGGGACGCTTTTGTCTTGAGAGATCCAAGTGGAATTCGTCCGGCCTATTGGTACGAAGACGACGAAATCGTTGTTGTTGCCAGCGAACGCCCGGTGATCCAGACGGCTTTCAATGTACCAATGGAACAGGTGCAAGAAATCGATCCAGGACACGCCTTGATCATTCGTAAAGACAACCGTGTTTCGATTGATCAGATCCGCGAACCGCTAGAACGCAAAGCATGTAGTTTCGAGCGCATCTATTTCTCTCGAGGAAGCGACTACTCGATCTACTCTGAGCGTAAAGAGCTTGGTCGCCTTGTGGTACCAAAGATCCTCAAAGCTGTAGACCACGACCTTGAGAACTCTGTGTTTAGCTTTATTCCTAATACCGCTGAGACTTCGTTCTATGGTATGGTAAAAGGACTAGAAGACTACCTCAACCAATGGAAGTTCGACGAAATCCGCAAGGAAGGGGAAGGCATCTCTGCTGAACGTCTGGAGAAATTGATTTCTGTGCGTCCGCGAGTAGAGAAGATTGCCATCAAAGACGCTAAGCTTCGCACCTTCATCACGCAAGATGATGCGCGTGACGACATGGTAGCTCACGTATATGATATTACCTACGGAACGGTCAATAAGGGCACTGATAATCTTGTGGTTATCGATGACTCTATTGTTCGTGGAACGACGCTGAAGAAGTCGATCATCCGCATCCTTGACCGTTTGGGGCCTAAGCGTATTGTCGTGGTGTCTAGCGCACCTCAAATACGCTACCCTGACTGTTACGGTATCGACATGGCGAAGATGGGTGATTTCATTGCCTTCCAAGCAGCGATTTCCCTCTTGAAAAAGCACGGTAAAGAAGATCTGATTGACTCTGTTTACCGCAAGTGTAAGGAGCAAGAGAACCTTCCGAAAGAGCAGGTGAAGAATTACGTGCAGGAGATCTACGAGCCATTCACAGACGAGCAGATCAGCGACGAAATTTCAGAATTGCTCACACCGAAGAACATCAATGCCGAAGTGAAAATCATCTACCAAAGTGTAGACAATTTGCACCAAGCATGTCCTGAAAACCTAGGTGATTGGTACTTCACAGGAAACTACCCAACTCCAGGAGGGAATAAGGTGGTTAATCGTGCCTTCATCTACTACGTAGAAGGACGAAACGAACGCGCCTACTAA